The following coding sequences lie in one Ostrinia nubilalis chromosome 2, ilOstNubi1.1, whole genome shotgun sequence genomic window:
- the LOC135086646 gene encoding zinc finger protein ZFP2-like: MSAAAASLPCPICVNCGVFDSVQSLRDRLIYVSTNNILCPVCQEEVSGLDKLTIHLFSHVKILGTKDSEKKKDLTSKPNLATPTTASLPIKSSKSNVAKNKSSSTTAAAPIKYVKIYPKLPTISLNTVPVIDITRGSSEEYAQPVSVAILKAETSNSQTNTICNVCGLQFVDANILKMHKCLIHNIDETCSDNFTRYQCHLCPKNFKMRGSLMVHLRVAHFGFLSGNCNSTDKNKDKSAETSEDKFTNLERNDNKQWQCDVCRKCFTTKYFLKKHKRLHTGETPYACTQCNKTFTFQQSYHKHLLYHNDEKPHTCNYCGRAFKELSTLHNHQRIHTGEKPFSCETCGKCFRQRVSYLVHRRIHTGVMPYKCTACEKSFRYKVSQRTHKCQSKPPGTVVRQSGNLVEKLKKKHGNAEISNNEVHEQLNEENNYPEISEANAKLVLTGAKLSLEDMESENFTLLEEHFEYSSNKDLATNTPCSSQPVMEPKNFATLETNLDQLIDSIPTIDKNVPSPSEILKNLCLSKEEEYPDILQDSANEKTYDLFEVLM, encoded by the exons ATGAGTGCTGCTGCAGCTTCTTTACCATGCCCAATTTGTGTTAATTGTGGGGTTTTTGATTCTGTGCAGTCTCTAAGAGACCGGTTAATTTATGTGTCTACAAACAACATATTGTGCCCAGTGTGCCAAGAAGAAGTATCGGGGTTAGACAAACTTACAATCCATTTATTCAGTCATGTAAAAATTTTGGGCACAAAAGATTCTGAGAAAAAGAAAGATTTGACGTCAAAACCTAACTTAGCAACTCCAACAACAGCTTCGCTTCCGATAAAGTCATCGAAATCTAACGTTGCTAAAAATAAATCGTCATCAACTACAGCTGCTGCGCCAATTAAATACGTGAAGATATATCCAAAATTGCCTACTATATCCTTGAATACCGTTCCTGTGATAGATATAACTCGGGGGTCAAGTGAGGAATATGCGCAGCCTGTTTCTGTAGCTATTTTGAAGGCGGAAACATCAAACTCACAAACAAATACTATTTGTAATGTTTGTGGCTTACAATTTGTAGATGCTAACATATTAAAAATGCACAAGTGCCTAATTCATAACATAGATGAAACATGTAGTGATAATTTTACACGTTATCAATGTCACTTATGTCCGAAGAATTTTAAAATGAGAGGATCTTTAATGGTTCATCTAAGAGTTGCTCACTTTGGATTTTTATCTGGAAATTGTAACTCTACGGATAAGAATAAAGATAAATCAGCTGAAACTTCTGAAGATAAGTTTACCAATTTAGAGAGAAATGATAACAAACAATGGCAATGTGATGTATGCCGGAAATGTTTTACAACCAAATATTTCTTGAAGAAACATAAGCGTCTACACACAG gtgAAACACCATACGCGTGTACGCAATGCAACAAAACGTTTACATTTCAACAATCTTATCATAAGCATCTTCTTTATCACAATGATGAAAAACCTCATACTTGCAACTACTGTGGACGCgcttttaaagaattatccacCCTTCATAATCATCAACGTATACACACTGGCGAAAAACCTTTCTCGTGTGAAACTTGTG gcAAATGTTTTCGTCAGAGAGTTTCATACCTAGTTCACAGACGTATACATACAGGAGTTATGCCATATAAATGTACTGCGTGTGAAAAAAGCTTTCGATACAAA GTTTCACAAAGAACTCATAAATGTCAATCCAAACCCCCAGGGACAGTGGTACGGCAATCAGGAAATCtggtagaaaaattaaaaaagaaacatGGTAATGCAGAGATATCTAATAACGAAGTGCATGAACAACTTAACGAAGAAAATAATTATCCTGAAATTTCAGAAGCCAATGCTAAGTTAGTACTCACAGGAGCAAAACTATCTCTAGAGGACATGGAGTCTGAAAATTTCACTCTACTAGAAGAGCATTTTGAATATAGTTCTAATAAAGATTTGGCTACTAATACACCATGTTCATCTCAACCAGTTATGGAACCAAAAAATTTTGCAACGCTAGAAACGAATCTAGATCAATTAATTGATTCCATACCTACAATTGATAAAAATGTTCCATCGCCATCAGAAATACTCAAAAACTTGTGCTTGTCGAAAGAAGAAGAGTACCCAGATATACTCCAGGACTCAGCCAATGAAAAAACTTATGATCTTTTTGAAGTtcttatgtaa